The Brassica oleracea var. oleracea cultivar TO1000 chromosome C6, BOL, whole genome shotgun sequence genome includes a region encoding these proteins:
- the LOC106297295 gene encoding uncharacterized protein LOC106297295, with protein MSLVFADRLVTSPVGILEDLQVKVGNTSIPADFVVLELEEESKDPLILERPFLCTVGAIIDVRQGKIDLNLGDIVIQFEMDELLKKPMMDGQTFEVDEGIDLLQPSDMMIEEILTEDPLELALVRAEAEQSVENIDADGYAKMLDSARSMGRMVASLSLGEESNKDETTSPGAPPLPNSPNLPGDPWSELKAPKVELKPLSKGPRFLSDPYPSGRSEEDDVHMPIRNIRIQENAIRHEIKFDFDSKCLAAFHTIKGAQVSAPIVQPPEWDLPFEIKTE; from the exons ATGTCTTTGGTGTTCGCGGATAGATTAGTTACGTCCCCGGTTGGTATTCTAGAGGATCTCCAAGTAAAAGTCGGGAACACCTCTATTCCAGCAGACTTCGTAGTTCTAGAGCTTGAAGAGGAATCCAAAGATCCTCTCATTTTAGAAAGACCGTTCCTATGTACTGTTGGAGCCATCATTGATGTGCGGCAAGGGAAGATTGATCTCAATCTGGGAGACATAGTCATCCAGTTTGAGATGGATGAGCTGCTGAAGAAGCCGATGATGGATGGACAGACCTTCGAGGTGGATGAAGGGATTGATCTGCTGCAACCTAGCGACATGATGATTGAGGAGATTCTTACAGAAGATCCACTTGAGCTTGCACTAGTAAGAGCTGAGGCCGAGCAGAGTGTCGAGAACATTGATGCAGACGGGTATGCTAAGATGCTTGACTCCGCAAGGAGTATGGGAAGAATGGTGGCGAGTCTAAGTCTGGGGGAAGAAAGCAACAAGGACGAGACCACTTCACCTGGAGCGCCCCCTTTACCGAACTCGCCGAACCTACCTGGTGATCCCTGGAGCGAGTTGAAGGCTCCCAAGGTTGAGCTAAAACCCCTTTCCAAGGGGCCCAG GTTTCTTTCAGATCCCTATCCCTCCGGACGATCAGAAGAAGACGATGTTCACATGCCCATACGGAACATACGCATACAGGAGAATGCCATTCGGCAT GAGATCAAGTTTGATTTCGACAGCAAGTGCTTAGCTGCGTTCCATACGATCAAAGGAGCTCAAGTCAGCGCACCTATTGTACAACCGCCAGAATGGGATCTCCCTTTTGAGATCAAGACTGAGTGA
- the LOC106297296 gene encoding uncharacterized protein LOC106297296, with product MGLVGSLGHSKTKQLKLHLSVTIAYSIMLQEHHGQCAAQGDNPQNQHQQRDEQIIASDDEDVVDNVFADGGPNQRGRRNNAHGDNQEQRVNQPIRWEASFKSDIPEFQGTLNLEDFIDWLNMVEEILEFRQVPDDARVSMVVTRFKGQAMAWWQQLKESRRQANKACINSWDRLTKHMRRGFLPFNYERTLYNKLQNLRQGTRSVDEYATEFFYMTARMTTSATQQQLISRFIGGLRYQLQVALAQFNPSTVSKAHQRAVSMELQLRSLGSSTSRARFTNAFASDTIVQSTTDGTQTRSDTPKTGTNTYTIANSCPPCTNALRCFTCGERRHIQTSYPNKTRHGLVIQEAEDDEPQYDNYENDPDESTDALHGDVGLSLVVRRNCLVPKALQESWLRTNLFRSTCTINGRVCKLIIDSGSCANVISQDAVTKLGLVVQPHPSPYTLAWLNNGTKINVSQQVGLTFSIGHYKDTTAFDVVPMDACHLLLGRPWQFYRDAIHRRKANTYSFLFGDRTVTLLPPKEQPEPSAITKHDTPKTALGNTLLTVPKAEFEKHISDGDIMVVSGISSVTAWSH from the exons ATGGG GCTCGTAGGTTCTCTTGGGCATTCTAAGACTAAACAATTGAAGCTACATCTATCGGTTACTATCGCGTACTCTATCA TGTTACAAGAGCACCACGGTCAATGTGCGGCTCAGGGAGACAACCCTCAAAATCAACATCAACAACGTGATGAACAAATCATTGCATCCGACGACGAAGACGTGGTGGACAACGTATTCGCGGACGGAGGACCAAACCAACGTGGACGGCGCAACAACGCTCACGGTGATAACCAGGAACAGAGGGTTAACCAGCCTATTCGCTGGGAAGCAAGCTTCAAATCGGATATCCCGGAGTTTCAGGGAACTTTGAATCTGGAAGACTTCATCGACTGGCTCAACATGGTTGAAGAAATCTTGGAGTTCCGTCAGGTTCCTGATGACGCTCGTGTTTCAATGGTGGTGACCCGTTTCAAAGGACAAGCTATGGCGTGGTGGCAGCAGCTTAAAGAATCTCGTCGTCAAGCAAACAAAGCTTGTATCAACTCATGGGATCGCCTCACCAAGCATATGCGTCGCGGGTTCTTGCCGTTCAACTATGAACGAACCTTGTATAACAAATTACAAAATTTGAGGCAAGGAACACGTTCAGTGGACGAGTATGCTACTGAATTCTTTTACATGACCGCAAGGATGACGACCAGTGCAACTCAACAACAACTTATTTCTAGATTCATTGGTGGCCTTCGATATCAACTACAGGTGGCACTAGCTCAATTCAACCCATCCACGGTCTCCAAAGCTCATCAACGAGCGGTTTCAATGGAGCTTCAACTTCGATCCTTAGGATCGTCGACTTCTCGAGCTCGCTTTACAAACGCGTTTGCTTCAGACACAATAGTGCAGAGTACTACTGATGGCACACAAACACGTTCGGATACGCCTAAGACCGGGACCAACACATACACTATTGCGAACTCCTGTCCTCCGTGCACGAACGCACTGCGGTGTTTCACCTGTGGCGAACGACGGCACATACAAACGTCCTATCCTAACAAGACTCGACATGGCCTCGTCATTCAAGAAGCAGAGGATGATGAACCACAGTATGACAACTACGAAAACGACCCTGATGAATCCACAGATGCTTTACATGGAGATGTTGGCCTTAGCTTGGTCGTACGTCGAAACTGCTTAGTACCCAAGGCATTGCAAGAATCTTGGTTACGGACAAACTTGTTCCGTTCAACTTGTACCATCAATGGCAGAGTTTGCAAACTCATTATCGATTCGGGCAGTTGTGCCAATGTTATCTCTCAAGATGCAGTGACAAAATTGGGATTGGTTGTTCAACCTCACCCATCTCCATACACATTAGCATGGCTTAACAATGGCACAAAGATAAATGTTTCACAGCAAGTCGGCCTCACGTTTTCCATCGGCCACTACAAGGACACGACAGCATTTGATGTTGTTCCAATGGATGCTTGTCACTTGTTATTGGGTCGACCGTGGCAGTTTTATCGGGATGCCATACATCGCAGAAAAGCAAACACATACAGTTTTCTGTTTGGCGACCGCACAGTCACACTCCTCCCGCCCAAAGAGCAACCTGAACCAAGTGCCATCACAAAACATGACACGCCGAAGACAGCTCTTGGCAATACATTGTTGACGGTCCCTAAGGCCGAATTCGAGAAGCACATATCTGATGGCGACATTATGGTCGTTAGTGGCATCTCCAGCGTCACCGCCTGGTCCCATTGA